In a single window of the Candoia aspera isolate rCanAsp1 chromosome 14, rCanAsp1.hap2, whole genome shotgun sequence genome:
- the METTL9 gene encoding protein-L-histidine N-pros-methyltransferase isoform X1 — MRLCLAWLGCCAVSLWLLRKRMWSGPARYLRSPLSRSLYANMMSSPGQAAPGAKESHQWYVCNTEQLCEALQPIFIQSYLDQGTRIFLNNSIEKSGWLFIQLYHSFVSSVFSLFMSRTSINGLLGRGSMFVFSPEQFQRLLKINPDWKSRRLLDLGAGDGEVTKVMSPHFEETYVTELSETMIWQLQKKKYRVLGINEWQTTGFQYDVISCLNLLDRCDQPLTVLKDIRSVLEPTRGRVILALVLPFHPYVENVGGKWDNPSEVLEIKGQTWEEQVNSLPEVFKKAGFAIEAFTRLPYLCEGDMYNDYYVLDDAVFVLKPI, encoded by the exons ATGAGACTCTGCCTGGCCTGGCTGGGCTGCTGCGCCGTCTCCCTGTGGCTGCTGAGGAAGAGGATGTGGTCTGGCCCCGCTCGCTACCTCCGGAGCCCTTTATCCCGCTCTCTGTACGCGAACATGATGAGCAGCCCCGGCCAGGCAGCGCCGGGCGCCAAGGAGAGCCACCAG TGGTATGTGTGCAATACGGAGCAGCTGTGTGAAGCACTTCAGCCTATCTTTATCCAGAGTTACCTTGACCAAGGAACACGGATCTTCTTGAACAATAGTATCGAGAAATCTGGCTGGTTGTTCATTCAACTTTATCATTCCTTTGTATCCTCTGTTTTTAGCCTGTTCATGTCCAGGACGTCTATCAATGG CTTGCTGGGAAGAGGTTCCATGTTTGTGTTTTCACCTGAACAATTTCAGAGACTGCTCAAAATCAATCCAGACTGGAAGTCCCGTCGGCTTCTCGATTTAGGAGCTGGAGATGGTGAAGTCACCAAAGTCATGAGTCCCCACTTTGAAGAGACGTACGTGACCGAGTTGTCTGAAACAATGATTTGGCAGcttcagaagaaaaaatacag AGTGCTTGGCATCAACGAATGGCAGACCACCGGGTTCCAGTACGACGTCATCAGTTGCTTGAATCTGCTGGACCGCTGCGACCAGCCGCTGACGGTATTGAAAGACATCAGGAGCGTGCTGGAGCCGACGAGAGGCCGAGTCATTCTGGCGCTGGTTCTGCCATTTCACCCGTACGTGGAGAATG TAGGTGGCAAGTGGGATAACCCTTCCGAAGTTTTGGAGATCAAAGGACAGACGTGGGAGGAGCAGGTGAACAGCCTCCCAGAGGTTTTTAAGAAAGCCGGCTTCGCCATCGAGGCATTCACCAGGCTCCCGTACTTGTGCGAAGGCGACATGTATAATGACTATTACGTCTTGGACGACGCCGTCTTTGTGCTCAAGCCCATCTGA
- the METTL9 gene encoding protein-L-histidine N-pros-methyltransferase isoform X2: protein MRLCLAWLGCCAVSLWLLRKRMWSGPARYLRSPLSRSLYANMMSSPGQAAPGAKESHQWYVCNTEQLCEALQPIFIQSYLDQGTRIFLNNSIEKSGWLFIQLYHSFVSSVFSLFMSRTSINGLLGRGSMFVFSPEQFQRLLKINPDWKSRRLLDLGAGDGEVTKVMSPHFEETYVTELSETMIWQLQKKKYRVLGINEWQTTGFQYDVISCLNLLDRCDQPLTVLKDIRSVLEPTRGRVILALVLPFHPYVENGGKWDNPSEVLEIKGQTWEEQVNSLPEVFKKAGFAIEAFTRLPYLCEGDMYNDYYVLDDAVFVLKPI from the exons ATGAGACTCTGCCTGGCCTGGCTGGGCTGCTGCGCCGTCTCCCTGTGGCTGCTGAGGAAGAGGATGTGGTCTGGCCCCGCTCGCTACCTCCGGAGCCCTTTATCCCGCTCTCTGTACGCGAACATGATGAGCAGCCCCGGCCAGGCAGCGCCGGGCGCCAAGGAGAGCCACCAG TGGTATGTGTGCAATACGGAGCAGCTGTGTGAAGCACTTCAGCCTATCTTTATCCAGAGTTACCTTGACCAAGGAACACGGATCTTCTTGAACAATAGTATCGAGAAATCTGGCTGGTTGTTCATTCAACTTTATCATTCCTTTGTATCCTCTGTTTTTAGCCTGTTCATGTCCAGGACGTCTATCAATGG CTTGCTGGGAAGAGGTTCCATGTTTGTGTTTTCACCTGAACAATTTCAGAGACTGCTCAAAATCAATCCAGACTGGAAGTCCCGTCGGCTTCTCGATTTAGGAGCTGGAGATGGTGAAGTCACCAAAGTCATGAGTCCCCACTTTGAAGAGACGTACGTGACCGAGTTGTCTGAAACAATGATTTGGCAGcttcagaagaaaaaatacag AGTGCTTGGCATCAACGAATGGCAGACCACCGGGTTCCAGTACGACGTCATCAGTTGCTTGAATCTGCTGGACCGCTGCGACCAGCCGCTGACGGTATTGAAAGACATCAGGAGCGTGCTGGAGCCGACGAGAGGCCGAGTCATTCTGGCGCTGGTTCTGCCATTTCACCCGTACGTGGAGAATG GTGGCAAGTGGGATAACCCTTCCGAAGTTTTGGAGATCAAAGGACAGACGTGGGAGGAGCAGGTGAACAGCCTCCCAGAGGTTTTTAAGAAAGCCGGCTTCGCCATCGAGGCATTCACCAGGCTCCCGTACTTGTGCGAAGGCGACATGTATAATGACTATTACGTCTTGGACGACGCCGTCTTTGTGCTCAAGCCCATCTGA